A genome region from Desulfurobacterium atlanticum includes the following:
- the obgE gene encoding GTPase ObgE yields MASFIDKVKIFVKGGDGGNGCVAFRREKFIPKGGPAGGDGGKGGSVILVADKNIHTLLDFKYKRHYKAERGRHGEGNKRTGKSGEDLIIKVPVGTVVKDAETGEILGDLTREGEKLVVAKGGRGGRGNAAFATPTRRAPDFAEPGEPGEERWIELELKLIADVGLVGFPNAGKSTFLSRISAARPEIADYPFTTLRPILGVTEVDGFSFVVADIPGLIEGAHKGRGLGHEFLRHVERTKLLLHLIDLSDQTRDFKEAFEKINKELELYSPKLAKKPQIVVGTKIDALSDRSVIDEAKKYFESRGYPFFAVSAVTGEGMKELLRYVAEKVKEIRENG; encoded by the coding sequence ATGGCCAGTTTCATAGATAAAGTTAAAATATTTGTTAAAGGTGGTGATGGCGGTAACGGTTGTGTGGCTTTTAGAAGGGAGAAATTTATTCCTAAAGGTGGTCCTGCCGGTGGTGATGGTGGAAAAGGTGGCAGTGTTATCCTTGTTGCAGATAAAAACATCCATACCTTGCTTGATTTTAAGTATAAAAGGCACTATAAAGCTGAAAGAGGAAGACACGGAGAAGGAAATAAAAGAACTGGAAAAAGTGGAGAAGACCTTATTATAAAAGTTCCTGTTGGGACGGTTGTAAAAGATGCAGAAACTGGAGAGATTCTTGGTGATCTTACAAGGGAAGGGGAGAAGCTTGTTGTAGCTAAAGGGGGACGTGGAGGGCGTGGTAATGCGGCTTTTGCAACTCCTACAAGGAGAGCACCCGATTTTGCTGAGCCGGGGGAGCCGGGAGAAGAAAGGTGGATAGAGCTTGAGTTAAAGCTGATAGCAGATGTAGGGTTGGTAGGCTTTCCAAATGCCGGGAAATCCACTTTCTTGTCAAGAATCTCTGCAGCAAGGCCTGAAATAGCTGATTATCCTTTTACCACATTAAGGCCTATCCTTGGTGTAACAGAGGTTGATGGATTTTCTTTTGTTGTGGCGGATATCCCCGGTCTTATAGAAGGAGCTCATAAAGGAAGAGGATTGGGGCATGAGTTTTTAAGACATGTTGAAAGGACAAAACTTTTACTTCATCTGATAGATTTGTCAGATCAAACAAGAGATTTTAAGGAAGCTTTTGAGAAAATTAATAAAGAACTTGAACTATACTCCCCGAAGCTTGCTAAAAAACCTCAAATTGTTGTTGGAACAAAAATAGATGCTTTGTCTGACAGGTCTGTTATAGATGAGGCAAAGAAATATTTTGAATCAAGAGGGTATCCTTTCTTTGCTGTTTCTGCTGTGACAGGTGAAGGGATGAAAGAACTTTTAAGATATGTGGCTGAAAAGGTAAAGGAGATAAGGGAAAATGGATAA